The bacterium genome includes a window with the following:
- a CDS encoding CGGC domain-containing protein — MTKVGIIACKLRWDMGCAKYSSHVNCFLACMNKKGNFTELDNPVIVAFASCNGCPGKGRFEKAEVMKTEVKVDVIMLASCCYKPPKCRYIDQSAQDIEEKLKIRVVKGTIAREE, encoded by the coding sequence ATGACCAAAGTTGGTATTATTGCTTGCAAATTGCGCTGGGATATGGGCTGTGCTAAATATAGTTCACATGTGAATTGCTTTCTTGCCTGTATGAATAAAAAAGGTAATTTTACAGAATTAGATAATCCAGTAATCGTAGCTTTTGCTTCCTGCAACGGTTGTCCGGGTAAAGGTAGATTTGAAAAGGCTGAGGTAATGAAAACGGAAGTTAAGGTAGATGTAATCATGCTTGCTTCCTGCTGCTACAAACCACCAAAATGCAGATATATTGACCAAAGTGCCCAGGATATTGAGGAGAAGCTAAAGATAAGAGTAGTGAAGGGAACTATTGCCAGAGAAGAGTAA
- a CDS encoding DsrE family protein — protein sequence MANLLVVCTCGLDDPNRASLAFLTAKAAKENKDEVTIFLANDGVIFAKQGIAQQETIQGVGLAGFSDAFEICQILKIPMLVCKPCAEVRGIKEEELVEGAKFSGVYDLAKLAARMNTISF from the coding sequence ATGGCTAATCTTTTAGTTGTCTGCACCTGTGGATTAGACGATCCAAACCGCGCCTCATTAGCATTTTTAACCGCCAAAGCGGCTAAAGAAAATAAAGATGAAGTAACTATCTTTTTGGCTAATGATGGGGTTATTTTTGCTAAACAAGGCATTGCCCAACAAGAAACCATTCAAGGAGTTGGATTGGCAGGGTTCAGTGATGCCTTTGAGATATGCCAGATTCTCAAGATTCCTATGCTGGTTTGCAAACCCTGTGCTGAAGTTAGAGGGATTAAGGAAGAGGAATTGGTTGAAGGGGCAAAGTTCTCTGGGGTCTATGACCTGGCAAAATTAGCTGCCAGGATGAATACTATTTCTTTCTGA